CGGCTCCAGCAGCGCGGTCTGCCACGCCTTGTCTGGCCCAGCCTGCTCCAGCATCCACTGCACCCGGCCCAGGCTCAGGTAGGCGAAACCGGGCCGCGTGTACTGCAGGGTGAAGCCGAACAGGTGGGTATAAACCTCCACACTGCGCGGCAGGTCGCTCACCATCAGCTCTGGGACGAGCGGCGCCCACTCTGTGATCGGCACCAGTGACACAGCGTCAAGGCTCATCTCTGCACCCTACCCAGTGGG
This genomic stretch from Deinococcus aquaedulcis harbors:
- a CDS encoding bleomycin resistance protein; the protein is MSLDAVSLVPITEWAPLVPELMVSDLPRSVEVYTHLFGFTLQYTRPGFAYLSLGRVQWMLEQAGPDKAWQTALLEPPYGRGINFQIVAPDLDALHARLQGAGYPLFRPLHTATYAEGETLHTVRQLLVQDPDGYLLRFTD